A region of the Pseudomonas sp. A34-9 genome:
GTCAGCGAGCTGAGCAAAATGCTCAACACCGCCACCGACACGATGATTTCCTTGGTCAGGTTCTCCAGGAAGAACGAGCGCACGATGCCCCACAGACACAGGGTGCCGAAGATCGCCAATGGCATGCGCCGGAACACCACCACCGGAATCGCCGTGAGGAAAAAATTGCAGAACATGCCGTAGGCCCAGGCATTGGTCAGGTTGATCCCGGTGGGCCGCAGCAGGAACGCGGAACACTCGTAGGACGAGCGATCCGGCGAGAACGGGTTCCAGAAGTTGCAGTTGTCGGCCCGCGCGTAGGACGACCACAAGGTCATCGCATCCGGCCCCGGATCACGCGGGATCAACAGCGGCATCGCCACCGACAAAAACAGCCCGGTAAAGAGGATCAGAAACGAGATCGAGGAATCGAGCCGCTTGCCGCGAAACTCGATGCACGGCAGTTTCAGGCCCATGACAATGCGGCCTTTTTCCCGGCCGTTGCGCGGGTCAGCACTGCAATCACCAGCAGTTGCACGATGATCGCGAAGACGTTGCCCCACGCCGCGCCGTAGATCGAATAGTGCTTGATCAGCAGCCAACTGACCGGCACCGAAACCAACAGGCAGATCGCGGCACTGGCGAGTGATACGCGACTGTTTTTCGAAGCAATCAGACCGCCCCAGACAATGTCGCCAATCGCGCGCAAAGCGAAGGAAAAAATCAGCACAGCAAGGATTGCGTTGTCTGGACGCGGCACACTGGTGGCGACGTAATCGAGCACCACGTTGAAGAACAGATAAATCGCCACCGCCACCGCCGCCGACACGACAAGCGAACGCATGACCCACTTGTTGACGAACAACTGCTTGACCGTGAACGCCTGCTGATCCGCCTGAAAACGCTTGGCCAGCACCGGAATCCCGACCACCGCGACCACCGCGTACGACAACGCCTGCAAGGTGTTCGCCGCCGACCACGCGTAGACGTACTTACCGAGACTGGCGTAGGGCTCCAGGTCAATGATCAAGAAACGCTCGGCGTACTGACTCAGCGCGATCAACCCGGTGCCGAGGTAAAACGGCAACCCGGCCTTCCACACCGTGGCCGTGGCCAAGGTGCCGGCGACCCGGCCCTTGTGCACGTTCACCACGATCAAGTAACCGGCGATGATCACCAGCACGTTGGCGGCCACCCACAGCCACAATACACTGGCGATTCCCGAGACCCAGTCAAGCATCATCCCGCCCACCGCCAACACCGCCCACAGACCGGTCTTGATGAAGAACAGCAATGCGCCCGCCGTGGCTTTCTGCGCGGAAAACACGAACGAATTGATCTCGAACGACAGGTGTTCGGTGAGCAGCACCAGGGTCACGCAAAGGATCAGTGCCGTGGTCGCCTCAACCGCCTGGAACAGCGAATAAATCAGCACCGTCGCGACCGACAGCAACAGCCCCACCGCCAGATACAGCAGCAGGACTTTGTCGACCACGCGGCGCGAACTGCCGCCGACGCTGATCAGTCGATTGATTTCGGAACTGAAGCCGACGCTGTAGAACTTGGAGGCGATCAACGATGCCGCGACCACCACGCCGTAAAAGCCCAGCGCCTCATAACCGAGGTAATGGGTGATCGCCAACACCAGCAAAAACTTCGCGCCTAACGCTCCGCCGCGAAGCAGCAGCCGAAATATCATCGAATGACACCCTTGATGATGTCGTCCATGGCCACGGTTTTTGCTTCGATTTCACGGCAGGTATCCGTCAGGCGCTTGCCGAAATTCGACAGCGCATTTGGCGCGTAAACCGTGTCGATGATGGTGTCGACATTGATGTCGCCGCCGTTGATCACCCAGTCCTCGACGCCCATGTCCTGATAGGCGCCAAAGCCTTTGCGCTCATAGCTGATGTGGTACGCCGGCACCCCCGAGAGCAGCGATTCGATGGCGCCGTGCAAGCGTACGGAAATCACCAGGTCCGGTTGATATTTGGCAATCGTCGCCTTCAACGACAACAAATCTTCGGTGATGCCCAGTTCGCGATAGAACGCGCCGTCGTCGTTGCCACGCACAGCGCTCTGTACCGCACAGACCACTTTGCTTTTGTTCTTCAGGCGCTGCAGCAGCAACTTCAGGTTGGCCACGTAAGCGACTTTCTTCTCTTTGCTCCACTCCGGCGGCTTGCGCAGTACCACGCAGACCGTGGCCGGCGAAGATGCGCAACGGGTGAACTTCGCTTGCTGGAGAATTTTGCTCGCCAACGACTGCACCGCCAGATCCGGCGCGCGGTAGACGTTTGCACAGGCGTCGAAAATCGCCGAAGAACGATTGTCGCGCACGAACACTGCGTCAGCGCTGGCGTAATGCTCGACGATCTTGCTGCTCTCGCCGTGGAACGGGCCGATGCTTTGCGGCAGGTACACCGACGGCACTTTGCTGAGGATCGCGGTTTCCAGTTGCTTGGCGTGGCCGAGTTTCAGCTTGATGTGTTCGAAGGCGCTTTTCGAGCGCATGTAGCCGCCGCCGACACCGACAATCAGATCGGTTTTCTTCAACAGATCCGCCAGCCCCGCGTAGGACTGATTGAGGAACACCGCTTGCTTGACCCGGCCCAAACCCTTGGCCGCCATCACCGGTGCGTCGAAACGCGGGTGCGGCAAGTAGCTGAAAGAATCCGGATCGGAAGCCACCACGCTGATCGCGGTGTCTTCGCCAAAGTTGCGCTGCACCAGGGCAATGGCCAGATCGACGAGCAAGCCGTCACCGGAGTTGGACGCACTGTAGCCATGCAAAATCGTTACGTTCATATGCTTGAGTTCTACTTAAAAAGTGGGAGCGCGATACAGGTCGTAGGTCTGGCGAATCATCAACGCGGCACTGAAACGCTCGCGGACGATGCTCCGTCCTTCGTTGCCGAGGTCGAGCAGGCGTGGCTTCTGGATGATCGTCAGCACATCGGCCAATGCCTGGTGATCACCGGACGGGAAGACATAGCCGGACACTTCATTGGTGACCAGTTCAGGCAGCGACGTGCAGTTGCTGGCGATCACCGGCAAGCCCATGGCCATGCCTTCCAGCGGCACCATGGCGAAACCTTCCCAGCGGCTTGGCACAATCAGCGCATCGGCTTTCTGGTACAGCGCCTGCACCTCGCTCGGCGTGACCCATGGCAAATATTCAACGGCGTCCATCGGTGGGCACTCCACCGTATCCTCGTTCACCGCACTGCCGACAACGGTCAGTTTCAGG
Encoded here:
- a CDS encoding polysaccharide biosynthesis C-terminal domain-containing protein: MIFRLLLRGGALGAKFLLVLAITHYLGYEALGFYGVVVAASLIASKFYSVGFSSEINRLISVGGSSRRVVDKVLLLYLAVGLLLSVATVLIYSLFQAVEATTALILCVTLVLLTEHLSFEINSFVFSAQKATAGALLFFIKTGLWAVLAVGGMMLDWVSGIASVLWLWVAANVLVIIAGYLIVVNVHKGRVAGTLATATVWKAGLPFYLGTGLIALSQYAERFLIIDLEPYASLGKYVYAWSAANTLQALSYAVVAVVGIPVLAKRFQADQQAFTVKQLFVNKWVMRSLVVSAAVAVAIYLFFNVVLDYVATSVPRPDNAILAVLIFSFALRAIGDIVWGGLIASKNSRVSLASAAICLLVSVPVSWLLIKHYSIYGAAWGNVFAIIVQLLVIAVLTRATAGKKAALSWA
- a CDS encoding polysaccharide pyruvyl transferase family protein — protein: MNVTILHGYSASNSGDGLLVDLAIALVQRNFGEDTAISVVASDPDSFSYLPHPRFDAPVMAAKGLGRVKQAVFLNQSYAGLADLLKKTDLIVGVGGGYMRSKSAFEHIKLKLGHAKQLETAILSKVPSVYLPQSIGPFHGESSKIVEHYASADAVFVRDNRSSAIFDACANVYRAPDLAVQSLASKILQQAKFTRCASSPATVCVVLRKPPEWSKEKKVAYVANLKLLLQRLKNKSKVVCAVQSAVRGNDDGAFYRELGITEDLLSLKATIAKYQPDLVISVRLHGAIESLLSGVPAYHISYERKGFGAYQDMGVEDWVINGGDINVDTIIDTVYAPNALSNFGKRLTDTCREIEAKTVAMDDIIKGVIR